Proteins from a single region of Sinorhizobium alkalisoli:
- a CDS encoding transglutaminase-like domain-containing protein, with protein sequence MLIRYGYEITLNCQQPTALVCLLSVHEDRAADIRVPETTFTAPDVPTSTYRDLFGNRCRRLVAPAGDLTIWGDATIEDDGKPDNVLPAAQELPVPELPDDCLAYLMGSRYCETDRLSQSAWDMFGAVTPGWGRVQAICDFVHDHIRFDYMQARSTRTAFEVFHERVGVCRDFAHLAVTLCRCLNIPARYINGHLGDIGVPVVDPMDFSAWMEVFLDDGWHTFDPRNNTPRVGRIVVARGRDAADVPLINSFGPHVLKSFRVWTYEVPALQ encoded by the coding sequence ATGCTGATCCGCTACGGCTATGAGATCACGCTGAACTGCCAGCAACCGACCGCGTTGGTGTGCCTGTTGTCGGTCCACGAGGATCGCGCGGCCGATATCCGCGTTCCTGAAACGACATTCACCGCCCCCGATGTGCCGACATCGACCTATCGCGATCTCTTCGGCAACCGATGTCGGCGGCTTGTCGCACCGGCGGGTGACCTGACGATATGGGGGGATGCCACGATCGAGGACGACGGCAAGCCGGACAACGTGCTGCCAGCCGCCCAGGAACTCCCAGTGCCGGAGTTGCCGGACGATTGCCTCGCCTACCTCATGGGCAGCCGCTATTGCGAGACCGACCGTCTCAGCCAGAGCGCCTGGGACATGTTCGGCGCGGTCACGCCCGGTTGGGGGCGTGTGCAAGCGATCTGCGATTTCGTTCACGACCATATCCGTTTCGACTACATGCAGGCCCGATCGACGCGGACCGCCTTCGAAGTCTTTCATGAGCGCGTTGGTGTCTGCCGCGACTTCGCGCATCTTGCGGTCACCCTTTGCCGCTGTCTCAACATTCCCGCACGCTATATCAACGGTCATCTCGGCGACATCGGCGTCCCGGTCGTCGACCCGATGGATTTCAGTGCCTGGATGGAGGTCTTCCTGGACGATGGATGGCACACGTTCGATCCGCGCAACAATACGCCGCGTGTCGGCAGGATCGTGGTTGCACGCGGCCGTGACGCGGCCGACGTCCCCCTCATCAACTCGTTCGGGCCGCACGTCCTGAAGTCGTTCCGGGTGTGGACTTATGAGGTGCCGGCCTTGCAATAG
- a CDS encoding pyridoxamine 5'-phosphate oxidase family protein, whose translation MRLREMLPSECSILISEQRVARLGCCRDNQPYVVPIYYIRAEGQIFSFSMPGRKIEFMRSNPLVCVEIEHSTDQHRWKCVIIEGRYREFHEGTEKKHAWGILNVYNDWWEPGALNWGADEKPPGYLPIFFAISMDKVTGREALAS comes from the coding sequence ATGAGATTGCGCGAAATGCTACCCAGTGAATGCAGCATACTCATCTCCGAGCAGCGCGTGGCCCGGCTTGGATGTTGCCGTGACAATCAACCTTATGTTGTGCCGATATATTATATCCGAGCAGAGGGCCAAATTTTCAGTTTTTCGATGCCGGGAAGAAAGATTGAATTCATGCGGAGCAATCCGCTTGTCTGCGTCGAGATCGAACATTCCACTGATCAGCACCGATGGAAATGCGTAATCATCGAGGGCAGGTACCGCGAATTCCACGAAGGGACGGAGAAGAAGCACGCGTGGGGCATACTGAACGTCTACAATGATTGGTGGGAGCCAGGTGCCCTTAACTGGGGCGCGGATGAGAAGCCACCCGGATACCTTCCCATTTTTTTCGCCATCAGCATGGACAAAGTGACGGGCCGTGAAGCGCTTGCGAGTTAG
- a CDS encoding AI-2E family transporter: protein MFPLSRLIEQLLGIGALVLLAIGCALVLWPFLSAIMWAAVICFSTWPIYRRCERAVGGNRAAAAAAMTMLVVIVVAAPLAFVVTALADDIKNLAEGITRVLEQGPPAPPNWVKGLPVVGENLATYWEGLAHDAPAFIVELKKLTGPVTDIALAGGAAFGTGLLEVALSIFITFFLFLHGRRMISFMRQIGERVAGTRARRLLAVIGMTVKGVVYGMIGTALAQGLLAGVGFWIAGVPQSLLLGCLTFLLSFVPAGPPFVWGPVALWLLMQGSVWWGLFIAMWGLLLVSSIDNFLRPYLLGQNINLPVLLGLFGLVGGVLAFGLIGLFLGPTLLAVAYNLFLEWVVTELEERTLRASPSAAADHLEADPRD, encoded by the coding sequence ATGTTTCCTCTAAGCAGACTGATCGAGCAGCTCCTGGGCATCGGCGCGCTTGTGCTGCTGGCGATTGGTTGCGCTCTCGTCCTTTGGCCCTTCCTGTCGGCAATAATGTGGGCCGCGGTGATTTGTTTCTCGACATGGCCTATCTACCGCCGATGTGAACGTGCTGTGGGTGGCAACCGGGCGGCTGCCGCAGCAGCTATGACGATGCTAGTGGTCATTGTTGTGGCCGCGCCGCTTGCTTTCGTTGTGACGGCGCTCGCCGACGATATAAAGAATCTGGCCGAGGGAATAACGCGCGTCCTAGAGCAGGGCCCCCCGGCACCACCGAATTGGGTGAAAGGTCTGCCTGTTGTTGGTGAGAATTTGGCTACCTATTGGGAGGGCTTAGCCCATGACGCTCCTGCCTTCATCGTTGAGCTCAAAAAGCTGACCGGTCCTGTCACCGACATTGCTCTCGCTGGCGGTGCAGCTTTCGGCACCGGCCTCCTCGAAGTCGCGCTCAGTATATTCATCACCTTTTTCCTGTTCCTGCACGGCCGACGCATGATCAGTTTCATGCGCCAAATCGGTGAGCGGGTTGCCGGCACTCGCGCTAGGAGGTTGCTCGCGGTCATCGGCATGACCGTGAAAGGTGTCGTATACGGAATGATCGGAACGGCCCTTGCCCAAGGCCTACTGGCCGGCGTCGGTTTCTGGATCGCCGGTGTGCCCCAATCGTTATTGCTGGGCTGCCTGACGTTCCTGCTTTCGTTTGTGCCCGCGGGACCGCCGTTCGTGTGGGGGCCGGTTGCACTCTGGCTTCTCATGCAGGGGTCAGTTTGGTGGGGCCTCTTCATCGCTATGTGGGGTCTGCTTCTCGTCAGCAGCATTGACAACTTCCTACGACCATATCTGCTCGGCCAGAACATCAATCTGCCCGTGCTGCTCGGTCTGTTCGGGCTCGTTGGCGGCGTCCTGGCCTTTGGATTAATCGGGCTTTTTCTCGGGCCGACCCTACTGGCGGTGGCCTACAACCTCTTTCTCGAGTGGGTCGTAACGGAACTCGAAGAGCGTACGCTACGGGCGTCGCCCTCTGCTGCGGCTGACCACTTGGAAGCCGATCCAAGGGATTGA
- a CDS encoding DUF3309 family protein, with protein MSLGTILLIILIIFLLGGFSGRFGGYGYGYGHGGIGALGVVAIVLLILVLTGRL; from the coding sequence ATGTCCTTGGGAACGATACTTCTAATTATTCTTATAATATTTTTGTTGGGCGGGTTTAGTGGACGATTCGGAGGCTATGGCTACGGTTACGGGCACGGCGGCATTGGTGCCCTCGGCGTCGTGGCGATCGTTCTGCTCATTCTGGTCCTTACGGGCAGACTTTAG
- a CDS encoding SLC13 family permease encodes MTQAQAFAFAILIGLMVAFIWGRLRYDLIAVLALLSAVFTGIVPHKAAFSGFGDDIVIIVASALVVSAAIERSGVIGALLHRVAPSVTSVQAQVVILVTTVSVLSVFIKNIGALAMMIPVAFQMARRSKASPSSFLMPMAFGSLLGGLITLIGTSPNIVVSRMREELTGRPFNMFDFTPVGLGLAAAGVVFLAFGYRLLPTGREAVPTMEKALNIKDYMTEARVTATSSVIGKSIGHLSTLLDEEVLVTGLVRNRVERLMPLPDVVLRQGDIVLLEGDPQALERGIRRTRLELEGHDRPTEAKGVDEEIGGIEVVIGPKSVLIGQTAKRLALHDRFNINLLAVSRSSKRFTERLRDIALRPGDVLVLKGDLVLLPTRLMELGLLPLAGREIRLGNPRKGLIPVLVLAGTMLLTALGLLPVATAFFAAAVLTVLLGSLSLREAYEAVDWPILIMLGALIPVSESIRTTGGADLIAGGLARFASTLPLYGALAMIMVVAMAATPFLNNAATVLVIAPIAVTLAQRLGYNPDAFLMAVAVGAACDFLTPVGHQCNTLVLGPGGYRFGDYWKLGLPLSFIVVLLGVPLIMWFWPPV; translated from the coding sequence ATGACACAGGCTCAGGCTTTCGCCTTCGCCATTCTGATCGGCCTGATGGTCGCTTTCATATGGGGACGGCTCCGCTACGACCTCATTGCGGTTCTCGCGCTGCTTTCCGCAGTTTTCACCGGCATCGTGCCGCACAAGGCAGCTTTCTCCGGCTTCGGGGACGACATTGTCATCATTGTAGCCAGCGCGCTTGTCGTAAGCGCCGCGATTGAGCGCAGTGGTGTCATAGGGGCATTGCTCCATCGGGTGGCGCCCAGCGTGACCTCTGTGCAGGCTCAGGTTGTTATTCTCGTAACGACCGTCTCGGTTCTCTCCGTGTTCATCAAGAACATCGGCGCGCTGGCGATGATGATCCCAGTCGCCTTCCAAATGGCGCGCCGGTCGAAAGCTTCCCCTTCGTCCTTTCTCATGCCGATGGCGTTCGGTTCTTTGCTTGGCGGGCTCATTACCCTCATTGGCACATCACCGAATATTGTCGTTTCCCGGATGCGCGAGGAACTGACGGGCCGACCTTTCAACATGTTCGATTTCACTCCGGTCGGCTTAGGGCTTGCCGCAGCGGGGGTGGTCTTTCTGGCGTTTGGCTACCGGCTGCTTCCCACGGGACGCGAGGCGGTCCCGACAATGGAGAAGGCGCTTAACATCAAGGACTACATGACAGAGGCCCGCGTTACCGCGACTTCGTCTGTCATCGGCAAATCGATCGGTCATTTGTCGACCTTGTTGGACGAGGAGGTCCTTGTCACCGGCCTTGTTCGCAACCGGGTCGAGCGCCTGATGCCGTTGCCGGACGTCGTCCTTCGTCAGGGCGATATCGTTCTGTTGGAAGGAGACCCTCAGGCGCTGGAGCGAGGCATCAGGCGCACGCGTCTGGAACTGGAAGGGCACGACCGTCCGACGGAAGCGAAGGGAGTAGACGAGGAGATTGGCGGCATCGAGGTGGTGATCGGCCCGAAATCGGTTTTGATCGGGCAAACCGCCAAGCGCCTGGCGCTACATGACCGTTTCAACATCAATCTTCTCGCGGTGAGCCGGAGCAGCAAGCGCTTCACCGAGCGTTTGCGCGACATCGCGTTAAGACCAGGCGACGTTCTCGTTTTGAAGGGCGATCTCGTGCTTCTCCCGACCAGGCTGATGGAACTCGGTCTTCTTCCGTTGGCCGGGCGTGAGATCCGCTTGGGCAATCCGCGAAAGGGCCTGATTCCGGTGCTGGTCCTGGCTGGTACCATGCTGCTAACGGCATTAGGCCTGCTGCCCGTTGCCACGGCCTTCTTTGCTGCTGCTGTCCTGACGGTATTGCTCGGGTCACTTTCGCTTCGGGAAGCTTACGAGGCTGTCGATTGGCCCATCCTGATAATGCTCGGCGCTCTCATTCCCGTGAGCGAGTCGATCCGTACGACCGGTGGTGCAGACCTTATCGCCGGCGGCCTCGCTCGGTTCGCCAGCACCTTGCCCCTCTACGGTGCGCTTGCAATGATCATGGTTGTCGCAATGGCCGCAACGCCGTTTTTGAATAACGCGGCCACCGTTCTCGTCATCGCACCGATCGCGGTCACCCTTGCTCAGCGACTTGGCTACAATCCGGATGCGTTTCTGATGGCAGTCGCGGTAGGGGCGGCGTGCGATTTTCTCACGCCTGTTGGACACCAGTGCAACACTTTGGTGCTGGGGCCCGGCGGTTACCGCTTCGGCGACTATTGGAAGTTGGGACTGCCGCTCTCGTTCATTGTGGTCTTGCTAGGCGTTCCTCTGATCATGTGGTTTTGGCCGCCCGTTTAG
- a CDS encoding CsbD family protein, which produces MDWNRVEGNWKQFKGKIKEQWGKLTDDDLDQIAGKRDQLEGKIQERYGLEKDRAKRDIEDWYSKQDDW; this is translated from the coding sequence ATGGATTGGAATCGGGTCGAAGGCAATTGGAAGCAATTTAAAGGTAAGATCAAGGAGCAGTGGGGTAAGCTCACTGACGACGATCTCGACCAGATCGCCGGTAAACGCGACCAGCTCGAAGGCAAAATCCAAGAACGCTATGGTCTTGAGAAGGACCGCGCGAAGAGGGACATTGAAGACTGGTACAGCAAACAGGACGACTGGTAA
- a CDS encoding PRC-barrel domain-containing protein yields the protein MRRILIALAATTMIVGAAAAQTAETTTTETFVTAKPTDVLSYNLVNLNVTNNANESIGEIKDLVLSEGQLTGYIVSVGGVLGMGERYVIVSPKAVKITYVENDKKWTAVMDATKDQLKAAPEFKYEGRWKR from the coding sequence ATGCGACGTATTCTGATTGCTCTTGCTGCGACTACGATGATTGTTGGAGCGGCTGCCGCGCAGACAGCGGAAACCACGACCACCGAAACCTTCGTCACCGCCAAGCCGACCGACGTGCTGAGCTACAATCTCGTCAATCTCAACGTCACCAACAATGCTAACGAGTCGATCGGGGAGATCAAGGATCTGGTGCTCTCGGAAGGTCAGCTCACCGGATATATCGTATCGGTCGGAGGTGTCCTCGGGATGGGCGAGCGCTACGTTATTGTCAGCCCGAAGGCCGTCAAAATCACCTACGTCGAAAACGACAAGAAATGGACGGCTGTGATGGACGCGACCAAGGATCAGCTCAAGGCGGCCCCCGAATTCAAATACGAAGGCCGCTGGAAACGCTAA
- a CDS encoding TA system VapC family ribonuclease toxin, producing the protein MTFLLDVNVLIALIDPGHVAHDDAHHWFASTGRNAWATCPITENGVVRIVGNPKYPNFPGSPALVMEIVGKLRSLPGHCFWPDDVSLVGSGNVASAKILTSAQVTDTYLLALAKVHGGQLATFDRKLSTAAVTQGNSALHLITAK; encoded by the coding sequence GTGACTTTCCTGCTCGACGTCAATGTATTGATTGCCTTGATCGATCCGGGCCACGTCGCCCATGATGATGCGCACCACTGGTTCGCATCGACCGGCCGAAACGCGTGGGCCACCTGTCCTATTACCGAAAATGGCGTCGTCCGGATCGTCGGCAACCCGAAATATCCCAATTTTCCCGGTTCGCCAGCACTTGTGATGGAAATCGTAGGGAAATTGCGATCGCTCCCCGGACATTGTTTCTGGCCGGACGACGTGAGTCTTGTCGGTTCAGGCAACGTCGCTTCGGCAAAGATCCTGACTTCAGCCCAGGTGACGGACACCTACCTGCTTGCGCTCGCGAAGGTGCATGGCGGCCAGTTGGCGACTTTCGATCGCAAGCTATCAACCGCGGCCGTCACCCAGGGCAATTCTGCCTTGCACCTCATCACCGCCAAGTAG
- a CDS encoding CopG family transcriptional regulator — protein MRTTLAIDDDVLVAAKAMAAQQHRSVGEVISDLARRSLRRPQSGGERNGIPLLSPRPDAPPVTLDMVNALRDELP, from the coding sequence ATGAGGACGACACTGGCGATCGACGACGATGTTCTGGTCGCCGCCAAGGCGATGGCGGCGCAACAGCACCGGAGCGTCGGCGAAGTCATTTCCGACCTGGCGAGGCGTTCCCTCCGCCGGCCGCAGAGCGGCGGCGAGCGCAATGGAATTCCTCTGCTATCGCCCCGACCCGACGCGCCACCGGTGACACTCGATATGGTCAACGCATTGCGTGACGAATTGCCGTGA
- a CDS encoding helix-turn-helix domain-containing protein, with the protein MPAATDHSEQVYRIAHQSSAAARSPVAASWRRCMTLHGLAPEEVRKPWRLTESEFLEARERSGVLIVEAAGELDRLFTFIGKAGCCLLLTDTKGIALERRGAVGDDADFRGVGLWSGTVWSEASVGTNGIGTAIADERSVVIHRDQHFLSSNIGLSCATAPIRDEAGRLAAALDISTCRDDASEGTLSILSQAVRDAAARVEANLFRRAFAGARIVLVPVDRAGPALLAVDRDDLVLGATRAARQCLGLDDRRIAAGVPASDLLDEGAPRDGGELPDAERAALRRVLSRTNGNVSMAADLLGISRATLYRKMKRLSLN; encoded by the coding sequence ATGCCTGCAGCCACGGATCATTCGGAACAGGTCTACAGGATCGCACACCAGTCTTCGGCTGCCGCGAGGTCGCCGGTTGCCGCCTCGTGGCGGCGCTGCATGACCCTTCATGGGCTGGCACCCGAGGAGGTACGGAAGCCGTGGCGCCTCACGGAGAGCGAGTTTCTCGAGGCGCGCGAACGCTCCGGCGTTTTGATTGTGGAAGCGGCCGGTGAGCTTGATCGGTTGTTCACGTTCATCGGCAAGGCGGGGTGCTGCCTTCTGCTTACGGACACAAAAGGGATAGCGCTCGAGCGGCGTGGTGCGGTCGGGGACGACGCCGATTTTCGCGGGGTCGGCCTCTGGTCCGGAACGGTTTGGAGCGAGGCGAGCGTCGGTACGAACGGAATCGGTACGGCGATCGCGGACGAACGCTCCGTCGTCATTCATCGCGACCAGCATTTCCTGAGCAGCAATATCGGGCTCAGTTGCGCGACGGCGCCGATCCGTGACGAGGCCGGGCGCCTGGCTGCAGCGCTCGATATTTCCACCTGCCGTGACGACGCTTCCGAGGGGACGCTTTCGATCCTTTCCCAGGCTGTGCGCGACGCCGCCGCGCGGGTCGAGGCGAACCTCTTCCGGCGCGCCTTCGCCGGGGCACGCATCGTGCTCGTGCCGGTGGACCGCGCCGGACCGGCGCTGCTTGCAGTCGATCGCGACGACCTCGTGCTCGGCGCGACGCGGGCGGCCCGGCAATGCTTGGGGCTCGACGACAGGCGCATCGCCGCTGGCGTTCCCGCGTCCGACCTTCTCGATGAGGGGGCTCCGCGCGATGGCGGCGAGTTGCCGGATGCCGAGCGGGCGGCTCTTCGCCGCGTGCTGTCGCGCACCAACGGCAACGTCTCGATGGCCGCCGATCTCCTCGGTATCAGCCGCGCTACGCTGTATCGCAAGATGAAGCGGCTTTCGCTGAACTGA
- a CDS encoding benzoate/H(+) symporter BenE family transporter — MLRDFSVQTLFMGVLTAFVGFASSFAVVLHGLTGVSASEVQAASGLMALSISMGACAIVLSLATRLPVSIAWPGAALLAGSGAVEGGFSAAVGAFLLCGLLIVAAGLWKPLARMVSSIPSALANAMLAGVLIGLCFAPVKAIAFNPLFGLPIVLAWAVVGRVNRLYAVPAALLAFVLVIALGIDMPDDALGELSSALVPRLELIPPVFNTAAAVSIALPLFIVTMASQNIPGIAVLKVNHFQPNPGPLFATTGLFSLLSAPFGGHAVNLAAITAAMCAGTDAHPDCGRRYWSAINAGITYIAFGLLAGVVTAFVGLAPPVLIEAVAGLALIGAFSSSAMAAFTDDTREAAAITFLVTASGVSFAGVSGAFWGLIAGGLMLALARFARRKA, encoded by the coding sequence ATGCTTCGTGATTTTTCCGTTCAAACTCTCTTCATGGGCGTGCTGACCGCCTTCGTCGGCTTCGCCAGCTCCTTCGCCGTTGTGCTTCACGGTCTCACCGGTGTCAGCGCGAGCGAGGTTCAAGCCGCCTCAGGGCTGATGGCGCTTTCGATCTCGATGGGCGCCTGCGCTATTGTCCTCAGCCTCGCGACGCGGCTTCCCGTAAGCATTGCCTGGCCCGGCGCGGCCTTGCTGGCGGGCTCGGGTGCCGTGGAAGGCGGTTTCAGTGCCGCGGTCGGCGCCTTCCTCCTCTGCGGGCTGCTGATCGTCGCCGCCGGACTTTGGAAACCGCTCGCCCGGATGGTCTCCTCCATCCCGTCGGCGCTTGCCAATGCGATGCTTGCCGGCGTGCTCATCGGCCTCTGCTTCGCGCCGGTAAAGGCGATCGCCTTCAATCCGCTTTTCGGTCTGCCGATCGTCCTCGCCTGGGCGGTCGTCGGCCGCGTCAACAGGCTCTATGCCGTGCCGGCAGCGCTGCTTGCCTTCGTCCTCGTGATCGCCCTCGGCATCGACATGCCGGACGATGCGCTCGGCGAGCTCTCCTCGGCGCTGGTTCCGAGATTGGAGCTCATCCCGCCCGTCTTCAACACTGCGGCCGCGGTCAGCATCGCGCTGCCGCTCTTCATCGTGACGATGGCGTCGCAAAACATTCCCGGCATCGCCGTGCTGAAGGTCAACCACTTCCAACCGAACCCCGGGCCCCTGTTTGCAACGACGGGGCTCTTTTCGCTGCTGAGCGCACCCTTCGGCGGTCATGCGGTCAATCTGGCGGCGATCACCGCGGCCATGTGCGCCGGTACCGATGCCCATCCCGACTGCGGCCGCCGCTACTGGTCGGCGATCAATGCCGGGATCACCTATATCGCCTTCGGGCTCCTCGCCGGTGTCGTCACCGCCTTTGTCGGCCTCGCTCCGCCAGTGCTGATCGAAGCCGTTGCCGGGCTTGCTCTGATCGGCGCCTTTTCGAGCTCCGCCATGGCTGCATTCACGGACGACACCCGCGAGGCTGCCGCCATCACCTTCCTGGTCACGGCATCCGGCGTCAGTTTCGCCGGCGTCTCCGGCGCCTTCTGGGGCCTGATTGCCGGCGGTCTCATGCTGGCGCTCGCCCGTTTCGCCCGGCGCAAGGCATAG
- a CDS encoding 50S ribosomal protein L25/general stress protein Ctc, with the protein MSQSYELKAETRERVGKGSSRELRRNGLIPAVIYGDKQPPLSIALSTKDVTMKIHAGGFMTTVATIDVNGEKIRVLPKDYQLDPVRDFTMHVDFLRVSKDSQVSVQVPVHFENEEKSPGLKRGGALNIVRHDVELNVSADAIPEFLTVDLTGLNIGDTVHISDVKLPAGATPVIGDRDFTIATITGRVQEAEETEAEGEAEA; encoded by the coding sequence ATGAGCCAGAGTTACGAGCTCAAGGCCGAGACGCGCGAACGGGTTGGTAAGGGGTCCTCCCGCGAACTTCGCCGCAACGGTCTTATCCCGGCTGTCATCTACGGTGACAAGCAGCCCCCGCTTTCGATCGCGCTGTCCACCAAGGACGTGACGATGAAGATCCACGCCGGCGGTTTCATGACCACCGTTGCGACGATCGACGTCAACGGCGAGAAGATCCGCGTGCTGCCGAAGGACTATCAGCTGGATCCGGTCCGCGACTTCACCATGCACGTCGACTTCCTGCGCGTCTCGAAGGACAGCCAGGTTTCCGTCCAGGTTCCGGTTCACTTCGAAAATGAAGAGAAGTCCCCGGGCCTCAAAAGGGGTGGCGCTCTCAACATCGTTCGCCACGACGTCGAACTGAACGTTTCCGCTGACGCCATTCCGGAATTCCTGACCGTCGATCTCACCGGTCTCAACATCGGCGACACCGTCCACATCTCGGACGTCAAGCTCCCGGCTGGCGCGACTCCGGTCATCGGCGATCGCGACTTCACCATCGCGACGATCACCGGCCGTGTACAGGAAGCCGAAGAGACGGAAGCGGAAGGCGAAGCAGAGGCTTGA